From the genome of Pseudoliparis swirei isolate HS2019 ecotype Mariana Trench chromosome 10, NWPU_hadal_v1, whole genome shotgun sequence, one region includes:
- the kin gene encoding DNA/RNA-binding protein KIN17, with translation MGKADFLSPKAIANRIKSKGLQKLRWYCQMCQKQCRDENGFKCHCMAESHQRQLLLASEDPNKFMDYFSDEFKRDFIELLSRRFGTKRVHNNIIYNEYINHREHVHMNSTKWETLTDFTKWLGREGLCVVDETPKGWYVQYVDRDPETIRRQEEQARKKKQDLDDEERSAKFIEEQVRRGRGGKEDEESPVFTELKRESEEDKVAFNMGASASIAGPSKPSSALGASALKAAASSTKRKDTGANGRVEKKKKTSALEEIMEMEEKKRKKQSVRTDYWLQPNIVVKVVTKRLGEKYHKKKAVITEVRDKYGAVVKMVDSGDKLKLDQNHVETVIPAPGKRVLILNGLHRDTEALLEGIDEKSFSATLVLDSGPQTGKRVDVAYEDFSKLA, from the exons atGGGGAAAGCTGATTTTCTCTCCCCGAAGGCGATAGCCAACCGGATAAAGTCCAAAGGTCTCCAGAAGCTGAGATGGTATTGTCAGATGTGTCAGAAACAATGCCGAGACGAG AATGGCTTCAAATGCCACTGCATGGCGGAGTCCCACCAGAGGCAGCTGCTGCTGGCCTCGGAGGACCCGAACAAGTTCATGGACTACTTCTCCGA TGAGTTTAAAAGAGACTTCATCGAGCTGCTCAGCAGACGGTTCG GAACCAAGCGAGTGCACAACAACATCATCTACAACGAGTACATCAACCACAGAGAGCACGTGCACATGAACTCCACCAAGTGGGAGACGCTCACCGACTTCACCAAGTGGCTGGGCCGAGAAG GTTTGTGCGTCGTGGACGAGACGCCGAAGGGCTGGTACGTCCAGTACGTCGACCGCGACCCCGAGACCATCCGGCGCCAGGAGGAGCAGGcgaggaagaagaagcaggacCTGGACGACGAAGAGCGGAGCGCCAAGTTCATCGAGGAGCAGGTCCGCCGGGGCCGCGGCGGCAAGGAGGACGAG gaatCCCCAGTTTTCACCGAGCTGAAGCGAGAGAGCGAAGAAGATAAAG TCGCGTTCAACATGGGCGCCTCGGCATCCATCGCCGGTCCTTCCAAACCCAG CTCGGCCCTGGGAGCCAGCGCCCTGAAGGCGGCAGCGTCCTCCACCAAGAGGAAAGACACCGGCGCCAACGGCCGggtcgagaagaagaagaagacgtcgGCTCTGGAGGAGAtcatggag atggaggagaagaagaggaagaagcagtCGGTCAGGACGGACTACTGGCTGCAGCCCAACATCGTGGTGAAGGTCGTCACCAAGAGGCTCGGGGAGAAGTACCACAAGAAGAAGGCCGTCATCACG GAGGTGCGAGACAAATATGGCGCCGTGGTGAAGATGGTGGACTCCGGAGACAAACTGAAGCTGGACCAGAACCACGTGGAGACGGTCATCCCGGCACCAG GTAAACGGGTCCTGATCCTCAATGGATTGCACCGCGACACGGAGGCTCTGCTGGAGGGAATCGACGAGAAGAGCTTCAGCGCCACGCTGGTGCTCGACTCG GGTCCTCAGACGGGGAAGAGGGTCGACGTCGCCTACGAGGATTTCTCCAAACTGGCCTGA
- the atp5f1c gene encoding ATP synthase subunit gamma, mitochondrial isoform X1: MFARTSLLVFSPQCGQVRNMVTLKDITIRLKSIKNIQKITKSMKMVAAAKYARAERMLKPARVYGSGALALYEKAEIKALEDKTAKHLLVGVTSDRGLCGAIHSGVAKAIKLEIANLTAVGKEVMVINVGDKLRNILTRTHSQHIILNCKEIGRLPPSFGDAAIVASELLSCGYEFDQGSVIYNKFRSVISYKTERKPIFSIDTVANTESMGVYDDIDADVLRNYQEFSLVNIIYLAMRESSTAEQSARMTAMDSASKNASEMIDKLTLTFNRTRQAVITKELIEIISGAAALT; the protein is encoded by the exons ATGTTCGCCAGGACCAGCTTGTTGGTGTTCTCCCCACAATG TGGGCAGGTCAGGAACATGGTTACCTTGAAGGACA TCACCATCCGGTTGAAGTCCATCAAGAACATCCAGAAAATCACCAAGTCCATGAAGATGGTGGCCGCCGCCAAGTACGCCCGCGCTGAGAGGATGCTGAAGCCGGCCCGGGTGTACGGCTCCGGAGCTCTGG CCCTCTACGAGAAGGCCGAGATCAAGGCGCTGGAGGACAAGACCGCCAAGCACCTGCTGGTCGGCGTGACCTCCGACCGCGGGCTGTGCGGCGCCATCCACTCCGGCGTGGCCAAGGCCATCAAGCTCGAGATCGCCAACCTGACCGCCGTCGGCAAGGAGGTTATGGTGATCAACGTGGGAGACAAGCTGAGGAACATCCTGACCAG GACTCACAGCCAGCACATCATCCTGAACTGCAAGGAGATCGGCCGCCTGCCGCCGTCCTTCGGCGACGCCGCCATCGTGGCctccgagctgctgagctgcggCTACGAGTTCGACCAGGGCTCCGTGATCTACAACAAGTTCAGGTCCGTCATCTCCTACAAGACGGAGAGGAAGCCCATCTTCTCCATCGACACGGTGGCCAACACAG agagCATGGGCGTGTATGATGACATCGACGCCGACGTGCTGAGGAACTACCAGGAGTTCTCCCTGGTGAACATCATCTACTTGGCCATGAGGGAGTCGTCCACCGCGGAGCAGAGTGCCCGGATGACGGCCATGGACAGCGCCAGCAAGAACGCCT cTGAGATGATTGACAAGCTGACCCTCACCTTCAACCGCACCAGACAGGCGGTCATCACCAAGGAGCTCATCGAGATCATCTCCGGAGCCGCCGCGCt GACCTGA
- the atp5f1c gene encoding ATP synthase subunit gamma, mitochondrial isoform X2: MFARTSLLVFSPQCGQVRNMVTLKDITIRLKSIKNIQKITKSMKMVAAAKYARAERMLKPARVYGSGALALYEKAEIKALEDKTAKHLLVGVTSDRGLCGAIHSGVAKAIKLEIANLTAVGKEVMVINVGDKLRNILTRTHSQHIILNCKEIGRLPPSFGDAAIVASELLSCGYEFDQGSVIYNKFRSVISYKTERKPIFSIDTVANTESMGVYDDIDADVLRNYQEFSLVNIIYLAMRESSTAEQSARMTAMDSASKNASEMIDKLTLTFNRTRQAVITKELIEIISGAAAL; this comes from the exons ATGTTCGCCAGGACCAGCTTGTTGGTGTTCTCCCCACAATG TGGGCAGGTCAGGAACATGGTTACCTTGAAGGACA TCACCATCCGGTTGAAGTCCATCAAGAACATCCAGAAAATCACCAAGTCCATGAAGATGGTGGCCGCCGCCAAGTACGCCCGCGCTGAGAGGATGCTGAAGCCGGCCCGGGTGTACGGCTCCGGAGCTCTGG CCCTCTACGAGAAGGCCGAGATCAAGGCGCTGGAGGACAAGACCGCCAAGCACCTGCTGGTCGGCGTGACCTCCGACCGCGGGCTGTGCGGCGCCATCCACTCCGGCGTGGCCAAGGCCATCAAGCTCGAGATCGCCAACCTGACCGCCGTCGGCAAGGAGGTTATGGTGATCAACGTGGGAGACAAGCTGAGGAACATCCTGACCAG GACTCACAGCCAGCACATCATCCTGAACTGCAAGGAGATCGGCCGCCTGCCGCCGTCCTTCGGCGACGCCGCCATCGTGGCctccgagctgctgagctgcggCTACGAGTTCGACCAGGGCTCCGTGATCTACAACAAGTTCAGGTCCGTCATCTCCTACAAGACGGAGAGGAAGCCCATCTTCTCCATCGACACGGTGGCCAACACAG agagCATGGGCGTGTATGATGACATCGACGCCGACGTGCTGAGGAACTACCAGGAGTTCTCCCTGGTGAACATCATCTACTTGGCCATGAGGGAGTCGTCCACCGCGGAGCAGAGTGCCCGGATGACGGCCATGGACAGCGCCAGCAAGAACGCCT cTGAGATGATTGACAAGCTGACCCTCACCTTCAACCGCACCAGACAGGCGGTCATCACCAAGGAGCTCATCGAGATCATCTCCGGAGCCGCCGCGCt ATAA
- the atp5f1c gene encoding ATP synthase subunit gamma, mitochondrial isoform X3: MFARTSLLVFSPQCGQVRNMVTLKDITIRLKSIKNIQKITKSMKMVAAAKYARAERMLKPARVYGSGALALYEKAEIKALEDKTAKHLLVGVTSDRGLCGAIHSGVAKAIKLEIANLTAVGKEVMVINVGDKLRNILTRTHSQHIILNCKEIGRLPPSFGDAAIVASELLSCGYEFDQGSVIYNKFRSVISYKTERKPIFSIDTVANTESMGVYDDIDADVLRNYQEFSLVNIIYLAMRESSTAEQSARMTAMDSASKNASEMIDKLTLTFNRTRQAVITKELIEIISGAAAL, encoded by the exons ATGTTCGCCAGGACCAGCTTGTTGGTGTTCTCCCCACAATG TGGGCAGGTCAGGAACATGGTTACCTTGAAGGACA TCACCATCCGGTTGAAGTCCATCAAGAACATCCAGAAAATCACCAAGTCCATGAAGATGGTGGCCGCCGCCAAGTACGCCCGCGCTGAGAGGATGCTGAAGCCGGCCCGGGTGTACGGCTCCGGAGCTCTGG CCCTCTACGAGAAGGCCGAGATCAAGGCGCTGGAGGACAAGACCGCCAAGCACCTGCTGGTCGGCGTGACCTCCGACCGCGGGCTGTGCGGCGCCATCCACTCCGGCGTGGCCAAGGCCATCAAGCTCGAGATCGCCAACCTGACCGCCGTCGGCAAGGAGGTTATGGTGATCAACGTGGGAGACAAGCTGAGGAACATCCTGACCAG GACTCACAGCCAGCACATCATCCTGAACTGCAAGGAGATCGGCCGCCTGCCGCCGTCCTTCGGCGACGCCGCCATCGTGGCctccgagctgctgagctgcggCTACGAGTTCGACCAGGGCTCCGTGATCTACAACAAGTTCAGGTCCGTCATCTCCTACAAGACGGAGAGGAAGCCCATCTTCTCCATCGACACGGTGGCCAACACAG agagCATGGGCGTGTATGATGACATCGACGCCGACGTGCTGAGGAACTACCAGGAGTTCTCCCTGGTGAACATCATCTACTTGGCCATGAGGGAGTCGTCCACCGCGGAGCAGAGTGCCCGGATGACGGCCATGGACAGCGCCAGCAAGAACGCCT cTGAGATGATTGACAAGCTGACCCTCACCTTCAACCGCACCAGACAGGCGGTCATCACCAAGGAGCTCATCGAGATCATCTCCGGAGCCGCCGCGCtgtaa
- the atp5f1c gene encoding ATP synthase subunit gamma, mitochondrial isoform X4 — MDTLKDITIRLKSIKNIQKITKSMKMVAAAKYARAERMLKPARVYGSGALALYEKAEIKALEDKTAKHLLVGVTSDRGLCGAIHSGVAKAIKLEIANLTAVGKEVMVINVGDKLRNILTRTHSQHIILNCKEIGRLPPSFGDAAIVASELLSCGYEFDQGSVIYNKFRSVISYKTERKPIFSIDTVANTESMGVYDDIDADVLRNYQEFSLVNIIYLAMRESSTAEQSARMTAMDSASKNASEMIDKLTLTFNRTRQAVITKELIEIISGAAALT; from the exons atggATACCTTGAAGGACA TCACCATCCGGTTGAAGTCCATCAAGAACATCCAGAAAATCACCAAGTCCATGAAGATGGTGGCCGCCGCCAAGTACGCCCGCGCTGAGAGGATGCTGAAGCCGGCCCGGGTGTACGGCTCCGGAGCTCTGG CCCTCTACGAGAAGGCCGAGATCAAGGCGCTGGAGGACAAGACCGCCAAGCACCTGCTGGTCGGCGTGACCTCCGACCGCGGGCTGTGCGGCGCCATCCACTCCGGCGTGGCCAAGGCCATCAAGCTCGAGATCGCCAACCTGACCGCCGTCGGCAAGGAGGTTATGGTGATCAACGTGGGAGACAAGCTGAGGAACATCCTGACCAG GACTCACAGCCAGCACATCATCCTGAACTGCAAGGAGATCGGCCGCCTGCCGCCGTCCTTCGGCGACGCCGCCATCGTGGCctccgagctgctgagctgcggCTACGAGTTCGACCAGGGCTCCGTGATCTACAACAAGTTCAGGTCCGTCATCTCCTACAAGACGGAGAGGAAGCCCATCTTCTCCATCGACACGGTGGCCAACACAG agagCATGGGCGTGTATGATGACATCGACGCCGACGTGCTGAGGAACTACCAGGAGTTCTCCCTGGTGAACATCATCTACTTGGCCATGAGGGAGTCGTCCACCGCGGAGCAGAGTGCCCGGATGACGGCCATGGACAGCGCCAGCAAGAACGCCT cTGAGATGATTGACAAGCTGACCCTCACCTTCAACCGCACCAGACAGGCGGTCATCACCAAGGAGCTCATCGAGATCATCTCCGGAGCCGCCGCGCt GACCTGA